From one Nonomuraea polychroma genomic stretch:
- a CDS encoding RDD family protein, translated as MAGTPPRADARPAEWWERLAARLIEALVFGVFYYILFIALWAIFRTVGVLDVFGGRLPGVCAWFAAGLAYAAYDWRAHSRYGRTFGKAIMRIRLAPAKLPPSAALKRTLVYPGPLMLMGIPVVNLLAGMLLFGVGLLILIDKPLERGPHDRLAGTRVVKDLR; from the coding sequence ATGGCCGGGACGCCGCCGAGAGCGGACGCACGGCCGGCGGAATGGTGGGAACGGCTCGCCGCCCGCCTCATTGAAGCGCTCGTCTTCGGGGTCTTCTATTACATTCTGTTCATCGCGCTCTGGGCCATCTTTCGAACTGTCGGGGTCTTGGACGTCTTCGGCGGCCGACTGCCCGGCGTGTGCGCGTGGTTCGCGGCGGGACTGGCTTATGCGGCCTACGACTGGCGCGCTCATTCCCGGTACGGCCGCACGTTCGGCAAGGCGATCATGCGGATTCGTCTGGCCCCGGCGAAGCTTCCGCCGTCTGCCGCGCTCAAACGGACCCTGGTCTATCCGGGGCCGCTCATGCTCATGGGCATTCCAGTGGTCAATCTGCTGGCTGGAATGCTGCTGTTCGGCGTCGGCCTGCTCATCCTGATCGACAAGCCGCTGGAGCGGGGACCGCATGACAGGCTGGCCGGAACGCGCGTCGTAAAAGATCTTCGCTGA
- a CDS encoding histone-like nucleoid-structuring protein Lsr2, translating into MAKQIQEILIDDLDGGEANETVSFAIDGSSYEIDLSDLNAKKLRDALTPFVQNARRAGAASTRRRGRGGSRAMSREKSSEIRQWAKAHGLPVSERGRIASTVVEKYEAAH; encoded by the coding sequence ATGGCCAAGCAGATCCAGGAGATTCTCATCGATGACCTCGATGGGGGCGAGGCCAATGAGACGGTCAGCTTCGCTATTGACGGCTCCTCCTATGAGATTGACCTCAGCGACCTTAACGCCAAGAAGCTGAGGGACGCGCTCACGCCTTTCGTGCAGAACGCGCGCCGGGCAGGTGCCGCCTCCACGCGTCGTCGTGGGCGGGGCGGTAGCCGTGCGATGAGCAGGGAGAAGAGCTCCGAGATCCGTCAGTGGGCCAAGGCCCACGGGCTCCCGGTCAGCGAACGAGGCCGTATCGCCTCCACCGTCGTCGAGAAGTACGAGGCGGCTCACTGA